One region of Quercus lobata isolate SW786 chromosome 2, ValleyOak3.0 Primary Assembly, whole genome shotgun sequence genomic DNA includes:
- the LOC115974656 gene encoding HMG1/2-like protein, which translates to MKGAKSRSEPKKAESKLSVKKGGASTKAPAGRKGKAAKDPNKPKRPASAFFVFMEEFRKQFNKDHPENKSVSAVGKAAGAKWKSMSEAEKAPYVAKAEKRKVDYEKNMKAYNKKQAEGANAAEDEVESEKSMSEVNDDDEGDEDGSEEEDDDE; encoded by the exons ATGAAAGGAGCAAAGTCGAGGTCTGAGCCGAAGAAAGCTGAATCCAA GCTTTCGGTGAAGAAAGGCGGTGCTTCAACCAAAGCACCAGCAGGAAGGAAGGGAAAGGCCGCGAAGGACCCTAACAAGCCTAAGAGGCCTGCCAGTGCTTTCTTCGTTTTCAT GGAAGAGTTCAGGAAACAGTTCAACAAGGACCACCCTGAAAACAAATCAGTTTCTGCT GTTGGTAAAGCTGCTGGTGCAAAATGGAAGTCCATGTCCGAAGCC GAAAAAGCGCCTTATGTTGCAAAGGCAGAGAAAAGGAAGGTTGATtatgagaaaaacatgaaagCCTATAACAAGAAGCAG GCTGAAGGTGCGAATGCAGCTGAGGATGAAGTAGAGTCCGAGAAGTCAATGTCCGAGgtcaatgatgatgatgaagggGATGAAGATGGCAGTGAAGAG GAGGATGATGACGAGTAG
- the LOC115974657 gene encoding disease resistance-like protein DSC1 isoform X1, producing the protein MALVTCEGASSSSFTHQPKKFDVFLSFRGEDTRLGFIGHLYNALCQRGINTFIDDNLQRGEEISVGLLKVIESSRISIIVFSENYASSKWCLDELAKIVECKKKDQLVLPVFYNIDPSEVRNQKGKFGEALSKHEEKLKDYKVQSWREALFEAANISGWHYKHSCSEFEFIQGIVEKISNFKLNHTPLFVARYPVGINYRIKTILSDIESNDGHIIGICGPGGIGKTTIAKAIFNRICDHFDGSCYLEDLRERSGTNSGIIELQETLLLEILKDRNLKVGNKSRGVNMIKERLSFKRILLVLDDVDKWIQIENLLGRCNWFASGSKIIITTRDKHLATTLGNCCSTYSVEELDQDEALELFSMHAFQSNKPKDDYLELVDRVIQYAKGLPLALVIIGADLYGRTKPEWRSAVEKYERIPNEEIKKILEISYEGLDKTEKDIFLDIACFFKGFLKEYVIDILDACNLYPIYGIRRLINKCLITVGQYDKLLMHDLLQQMGRDIVQRESLDLPGERSRLWCYEDVHKVLTQNTGSEKIRGIMICSPKPSKMKLEPKCFEKMKNLKFLMVSNVDICRGLKYLPNELRVLDWSGFPLSSLPSNFDPQKLIALNMPESRFTLDKLFKRIQCKNLTYMNFNSNQSIRELPDLLSATPNVKRLDLQNCKKLVKIHDSIGCLDKLESWDLCDCNELHTLPSCIMMKSLKHLNLFKCVRFKRFPHIPQEMENLKFLSLGHTAIRELPPSIGNLTGLERLEVGSDFYSCQLPSDIYKLQQLRTLYLHGNVKFSKDVGISRQATECNSYGGFSKYCFPRLNFLKRLTSCFTNSEKCLLSRSKDLNLSESIIRFNRLNWLVILDSKFLKKIPKLPESIRNVDATNCILLNSESLRKLILQFGRILGLSPNMKCSGVKHKVLMDSHSHRNLSNQIDCSSRVSRSKFNAIYDEPFPTLDAYLVDLGERYDILVPRKKIPNWINHQSIESSISFWVGPEFPSIAVCVAFHLIPLKDSYTNNDKYVSIRDDIIHCVCDIHIFTNSRKQRHMVRARFSNFKCDHLWFYGEPHSRLQRRFGDLMQGDRNHVEISCKISHWISTNGKYAPVIARMGVHVECICPPQNSVIIQHNSQNVDDDIELLAPLLSQNGSQTDSDAGDPSSSSSP; encoded by the exons ATGGCTCTTGTGACTTGCGAAGGagcctcatcttcttctttcaccCACCAACCCAAGAAGTTTGATGTCTTTTTGAGTTTCAGAGGTGAAGATACCCGTCTTGGTTTTATAGGCCATTTGTATAATGCTTTGTGTCAACGGGGTATTAACACCTTTATTGATGATAACCTTCAAAGGGGGGAAGAAATTTCTGTAGGACTTCTCAAAGTCATTGAAAGTTCAAGGATTTCAATAATTGTATTCTCTGAAAACTATGCATCCTCCAAATGGTGCTTGGATGAACTTGCCAAGATTGTTGAGTGTAAGAAAAAAGACCAATTAGTGTTACCGGTTTTTTACAACATAGATCCATCAGAAGTTCGTAACCAAAAAGGAAAGTTTGGAGAAGCACTATctaaacatgaagaaaaattaaaggattACAAGGTGCAGAGCTGGAGGGAAGCTTTATTTGAAGCTGCAAATATATCTGGTTGGCATTACAAGCATAg TTGTAGCGAGTTTGAATTTATTCAAGGAATTGTTGAAAAgatctcaaattttaaattaaatcacACGCCGTTATTTGTCGCACGATACCCAGTTGGAATAAATTATCGTATAAAGACCATACTTTCAGATATTGAGTCAAATGATGGACATATAATAGGTATCTGTGGCCCTGGTGGAATAGGTAAGACAACAATTGCAAAAGCcatttttaatagaatttgtgATCATTTTGATGGATCTTGTTATCTAGAAGATTTAAGAGAAAGATCGGGGACAAATTCTGGTATAATCGAACTACAAGAGACACTTCTTCTTGAGATCTTAAAGGATAGAAATTTAAAGGTGGGTAACAAATCTAGAGGAGTCAATATGATAAAGGAAAGACTTTCATTTAAGAGGATCCTTTTagttcttgatgatgtggataAATGGATCCAAATAGAAAATTTGCTTGGAAGATGTAATTGGTTTGCTTCTGGAAGCAAAATCATTATAACAACAAGAGACAAACACTTGGCAACTACTCTTGGAAATTGTTGTTCAACCTACTCGGTTGAGGAATTAGATCAAGATGAAGCTCTTGAACTTTTTAGTATGCACGCCTTCCAAAGCAACAAACCCAAAGATGATTATTTGGAACTTGTAGACAGAGTTATACAATATGCCAAGGGATTGCCATTGGCTCTAGTAATAATTGGTGCTGATTTGTATGGAAGAACTAAACCTGAATGGAGAAGTGCGGTAGAAAAGTATGAAAGAATTCCTAATGAAGAAATCAAAAAAATCCTCGAAATAAGTTATGAAGGATTGgataaaactgaaaaagatatttttcttgatattgcaTGCTTCTTTAAGGGATTTCTTAAGGAGTATGTCATTGATATACTAGATGCTTGCAATTTATATCCAATTTATGGAATTCGAAGACTTATCAATAAGTGCCTAATAACCGTTGGTCAATATGATAAATTGTTGATGCATGACTTGCTACAACAAATGGGTAGGGACATTGTTCAACGGGAATCACTAGACTTGCCTGGAGAGCGCAGTAGGCTATGGTGTTATGAGGATGTTCATAAAGTACTAACACAAAATACG GGATCGGAAAAAATTCGAGGCATAATGATATGCTCACCTAAACCATCAAAGATGAAATTAGAACCTAAATGTtttgagaagatgaaaaatctCAAGTTCCTCATGGTTAGTAATGTAGATATTTGTAGAGGTCTCAAATATCTTCCTAATGAATTAAGGGTTCTTGATTGGTCCGGATTTCCTTTGTCTTCCTTACCATCCAATTTTGATCCTCAAAAACTAATTGCACTCAACATGCCAGAAAGTCGGTTTACATTGGACAAGCTTTTCAAG aggatacaatgcaAAAACTTGACATATATGAATTTCAATTCCAATCAATCCATTAGGGAATTACCCGACTTATTGAGTGCCACCCCAAACGTAAAGAGATTGGATCtccaaaattgtaaaaaattagtCAAGATTCATGACTCTATTGGATGTCTTGATAAGCTTGAAAGCTGGGACCTCTGTGATTGCAATGAACTTCATACTCTTCCAAGTTGTATCATGATGAAATCTCTTAAACatttaaatctttttaaatGTGTAAGGTTTAAGAGGTTCCCTCATATTCCACaagaaatggaaaatttaaagTTTCTAAGTCTAGGACACACGGCCATTAGAGAGCTTCCTCCATCAATTGGAAATCTCACTGGGCTTGAGCGATTAGAGGTAGGTTCTGATTTCTATTCGTGTCAGCTTCCAAGTGACATTTATAAATTGCAACAACTTCGCACACTCTACCTTCATGGTAATGTCAAATTTTCAAAGGACGTGGGGATCAGTAGACAAGCAACAGAGTGCAATTCTTATGGtggcttttcaaaatattgttttccaaggttgaattttctaaaaagGTTGACTTCTTGCTTCACCAACTCAGAGAAATGTTTATTATCAAGGAGCAAAGATTTGAACCTCAGTGAAAGCATTATCAGATTCAATAGATTAAATTGGCTTGTAATTCTGGATTCCAAGTTCcttaagaaaattccaaaacttcCAGAAAGTATAAGAAATGTAGATGCAACAAACTGCATCTTGTTGAATTCAGAATCATTAAGAAAATTAATCCTTCAG TTTGGAAGAATTTTAGGGCTTTCACCAAATATGAAATGTTCAGGTGTGAAACACAAAGTATTAATGGATTCACATTCACATCGCAATTTATCGAATCAGATTGATTGCTCTTCCCGGGTCTCTCGCTCCAAGTTCAACGCAATTTATGATGAGCCCTTTCCCACTCTAGATGCGTATCTGGTTGATTTAGGAGAGAGATATGATATTTTAGTACCAAGAAAGAAGATTCCGAATTGGATCAATCATCAAAGCATTGAAAGTTCCATATCATTCTGGGTTGGTCCTGAGTTTCCATCAATTGCTGTTTGTGTTGCTTTTCATCTAATTCCGTTGAAGGATAGTTACACTAATAATGATAAGTATGTTTCTATTCGTGATGATATAATCCATTGTGTTTGTGATATCCACATTTTTACCAATAGTCGTAAGCAACGTCACATGGTTAGGGCGCGTTTTTCTAATTTCAAGTGTGATCATCTATGGTTTTATGGTGAACCTCACAGCCGATTACAGAGGAGATTCGGAGACTTGATGCAAGGTGATCGGAATCATGTTGAGATTTCATGTAAAATCTCTCATTGGATAAGTACAAATGGAAAATACGCTCCTGTGATTGCAAGGATGGGCGTGCATGTGGAATGCATATGTCCTCCTCAGAATTCCGTCATCATCCAACACAATTCTCAAAATGTTGATGACGACATAGAGCTGCTCGCACCTTTACTATCTCAAAATGGTTCACAGACGGACTCAGACGCAGGAGACCCTTCAAGCTCCTCTAGCCCCTGA
- the LOC115974657 gene encoding disease resistance-like protein DSC1 isoform X2, which produces MALVTCEGASSSSFTHQPKKFDVFLSFRGEDTRLGFIGHLYNALCQRGINTFIDDNLQRGEEISVGLLKVIESSRISIIVFSENYASSKWCLDELAKIVECKKKDQLVLPVFYNIDPSEVRNQKGKFGEALSKHEEKLKDYKVQSWREALFEAANISGWHYKHSCSEFEFIQGIVEKISNFKLNHTPLFVARYPVGINYRIKTILSDIESNDGHIIGICGPGGIGKTTIAKAIFNRICDHFDGSCYLEDLRERSGTNSGIIELQETLLLEILKDRNLKVGNKSRGVNMIKERLSFKRILLVLDDVDKWIQIENLLGRCNWFASGSKIIITTRDKHLATTLGNCCSTYSVEELDQDEALELFSMHAFQSNKPKDDYLELVDRVIQYAKGLPLALVIIGADLYGRTKPEWRSAVEKYERIPNEEIKKILEISYEGLDKTEKDIFLDIACFFKGFLKEYVIDILDACNLYPIYGIRRLINKCLITVGQYDKLLMHDLLQQMGRDIVQRESLDLPGERSRLWCYEDVHKVLTQNTGSEKIRGIMICSPKPSKMKLEPKCFEKMKNLKFLMVSNVDICRGLKYLPNELRVLDWSGFPLSSLPSNFDPQKLIALNMPESRFTLDKLFKRIQCKNLTYMNFNSNQSIRELPDLLSATPNVKRLDLQNCKKLVKIHDSIGCLDKLESWDLCDCNELHTLPSCIMMKSLKHLNLFKCVRFKRFPHIPQEMENLKFLSLGHTAIRELPPSIGNLTGLERLEVGSDFYSCQLPSDIYKLQQLRTLYLHGNVKFSKDVGISRQATECNSYGGFSKYCFPRLNFLKRLTSCFTNSEKCLLSRSKDLNLSESIIRFNRLNWLVILDSKFLKKIPKLPESIRNVDATNCILLNSESLRKLILQFGRILGLSPNMKCSGVKHKVLMDSHSHRNLSNQIDCSSRVSRSKFNAIYDEPFPTLDAYLVDLGERYDILVPRKKIPNWINHQSIESSISFWVGPEFPSIAVCVAFHLIPLKDSYTNNDNRLQRRFGDLMQGDRNHVEISCKISHWISTNGKYAPVIARMGVHVECICPPQNSVIIQHNSQNVDDDIELLAPLLSQNGSQTDSDAGDPSSSSSP; this is translated from the exons ATGGCTCTTGTGACTTGCGAAGGagcctcatcttcttctttcaccCACCAACCCAAGAAGTTTGATGTCTTTTTGAGTTTCAGAGGTGAAGATACCCGTCTTGGTTTTATAGGCCATTTGTATAATGCTTTGTGTCAACGGGGTATTAACACCTTTATTGATGATAACCTTCAAAGGGGGGAAGAAATTTCTGTAGGACTTCTCAAAGTCATTGAAAGTTCAAGGATTTCAATAATTGTATTCTCTGAAAACTATGCATCCTCCAAATGGTGCTTGGATGAACTTGCCAAGATTGTTGAGTGTAAGAAAAAAGACCAATTAGTGTTACCGGTTTTTTACAACATAGATCCATCAGAAGTTCGTAACCAAAAAGGAAAGTTTGGAGAAGCACTATctaaacatgaagaaaaattaaaggattACAAGGTGCAGAGCTGGAGGGAAGCTTTATTTGAAGCTGCAAATATATCTGGTTGGCATTACAAGCATAg TTGTAGCGAGTTTGAATTTATTCAAGGAATTGTTGAAAAgatctcaaattttaaattaaatcacACGCCGTTATTTGTCGCACGATACCCAGTTGGAATAAATTATCGTATAAAGACCATACTTTCAGATATTGAGTCAAATGATGGACATATAATAGGTATCTGTGGCCCTGGTGGAATAGGTAAGACAACAATTGCAAAAGCcatttttaatagaatttgtgATCATTTTGATGGATCTTGTTATCTAGAAGATTTAAGAGAAAGATCGGGGACAAATTCTGGTATAATCGAACTACAAGAGACACTTCTTCTTGAGATCTTAAAGGATAGAAATTTAAAGGTGGGTAACAAATCTAGAGGAGTCAATATGATAAAGGAAAGACTTTCATTTAAGAGGATCCTTTTagttcttgatgatgtggataAATGGATCCAAATAGAAAATTTGCTTGGAAGATGTAATTGGTTTGCTTCTGGAAGCAAAATCATTATAACAACAAGAGACAAACACTTGGCAACTACTCTTGGAAATTGTTGTTCAACCTACTCGGTTGAGGAATTAGATCAAGATGAAGCTCTTGAACTTTTTAGTATGCACGCCTTCCAAAGCAACAAACCCAAAGATGATTATTTGGAACTTGTAGACAGAGTTATACAATATGCCAAGGGATTGCCATTGGCTCTAGTAATAATTGGTGCTGATTTGTATGGAAGAACTAAACCTGAATGGAGAAGTGCGGTAGAAAAGTATGAAAGAATTCCTAATGAAGAAATCAAAAAAATCCTCGAAATAAGTTATGAAGGATTGgataaaactgaaaaagatatttttcttgatattgcaTGCTTCTTTAAGGGATTTCTTAAGGAGTATGTCATTGATATACTAGATGCTTGCAATTTATATCCAATTTATGGAATTCGAAGACTTATCAATAAGTGCCTAATAACCGTTGGTCAATATGATAAATTGTTGATGCATGACTTGCTACAACAAATGGGTAGGGACATTGTTCAACGGGAATCACTAGACTTGCCTGGAGAGCGCAGTAGGCTATGGTGTTATGAGGATGTTCATAAAGTACTAACACAAAATACG GGATCGGAAAAAATTCGAGGCATAATGATATGCTCACCTAAACCATCAAAGATGAAATTAGAACCTAAATGTtttgagaagatgaaaaatctCAAGTTCCTCATGGTTAGTAATGTAGATATTTGTAGAGGTCTCAAATATCTTCCTAATGAATTAAGGGTTCTTGATTGGTCCGGATTTCCTTTGTCTTCCTTACCATCCAATTTTGATCCTCAAAAACTAATTGCACTCAACATGCCAGAAAGTCGGTTTACATTGGACAAGCTTTTCAAG aggatacaatgcaAAAACTTGACATATATGAATTTCAATTCCAATCAATCCATTAGGGAATTACCCGACTTATTGAGTGCCACCCCAAACGTAAAGAGATTGGATCtccaaaattgtaaaaaattagtCAAGATTCATGACTCTATTGGATGTCTTGATAAGCTTGAAAGCTGGGACCTCTGTGATTGCAATGAACTTCATACTCTTCCAAGTTGTATCATGATGAAATCTCTTAAACatttaaatctttttaaatGTGTAAGGTTTAAGAGGTTCCCTCATATTCCACaagaaatggaaaatttaaagTTTCTAAGTCTAGGACACACGGCCATTAGAGAGCTTCCTCCATCAATTGGAAATCTCACTGGGCTTGAGCGATTAGAGGTAGGTTCTGATTTCTATTCGTGTCAGCTTCCAAGTGACATTTATAAATTGCAACAACTTCGCACACTCTACCTTCATGGTAATGTCAAATTTTCAAAGGACGTGGGGATCAGTAGACAAGCAACAGAGTGCAATTCTTATGGtggcttttcaaaatattgttttccaaggttgaattttctaaaaagGTTGACTTCTTGCTTCACCAACTCAGAGAAATGTTTATTATCAAGGAGCAAAGATTTGAACCTCAGTGAAAGCATTATCAGATTCAATAGATTAAATTGGCTTGTAATTCTGGATTCCAAGTTCcttaagaaaattccaaaacttcCAGAAAGTATAAGAAATGTAGATGCAACAAACTGCATCTTGTTGAATTCAGAATCATTAAGAAAATTAATCCTTCAG TTTGGAAGAATTTTAGGGCTTTCACCAAATATGAAATGTTCAGGTGTGAAACACAAAGTATTAATGGATTCACATTCACATCGCAATTTATCGAATCAGATTGATTGCTCTTCCCGGGTCTCTCGCTCCAAGTTCAACGCAATTTATGATGAGCCCTTTCCCACTCTAGATGCGTATCTGGTTGATTTAGGAGAGAGATATGATATTTTAGTACCAAGAAAGAAGATTCCGAATTGGATCAATCATCAAAGCATTGAAAGTTCCATATCATTCTGGGTTGGTCCTGAGTTTCCATCAATTGCTGTTTGTGTTGCTTTTCATCTAATTCCGTTGAAGGATAGTTACACTAATAATGATAA CCGATTACAGAGGAGATTCGGAGACTTGATGCAAGGTGATCGGAATCATGTTGAGATTTCATGTAAAATCTCTCATTGGATAAGTACAAATGGAAAATACGCTCCTGTGATTGCAAGGATGGGCGTGCATGTGGAATGCATATGTCCTCCTCAGAATTCCGTCATCATCCAACACAATTCTCAAAATGTTGATGACGACATAGAGCTGCTCGCACCTTTACTATCTCAAAATGGTTCACAGACGGACTCAGACGCAGGAGACCCTTCAAGCTCCTCTAGCCCCTGA